A region of Reichenbachiella carrageenanivorans DNA encodes the following proteins:
- a CDS encoding SusC/RagA family TonB-linked outer membrane protein: MRKLLLIFLFVSGLVAQASAQDRTVSGKVSSSEDDSTLPGVTVVLKGTTTGTTTDLDGNYKLSVPSEGGILVYSFVGLATQEVEIGARSVIDLVMQPDAEQLNEVVVTALGISREKASLGYSVQEVDGSDVSTAKEGSFISSLSGRVSGLQIKKSNSIGGSVNAVIRGSNSFTGNNQALFVVDGIPISNSNLNTSTQTRGGGGYDYGNAASDIDPETIESISVLKGATAAALYGSDAANGVIMITTKKGSRKQNGIGVNVNHSTTFSTIDRSTFPKYQTEYGQGYGPYYGSTGGFYDEDIDGDGVKDELVVPAGEDASFGAAYDPNLMVYQWDSFYPELDTYQQPSPWVAPKDGADYIFQTGVANITSVNLQGGSELGTVRLGYTHDDRTGILPNSQITKNIIDFNATMNLSDKLSIDGKATYSRIEGRGRYGTGYDGKNVVQGVRQWFGTNVDMRQQEQAYESTGKNITWNPNGTGDTRPHYFDNPFFVFNENYETDKRNRFFGKFQANYQITDWLKAMARFGVDSYSDLQEERMAVGSLDQAEYEKYQRTFEEYNNDFMLSFDKTFDKLSVRGLVGFSIKDRKIISSRAETNGGLVIPGVYSLSNSASALEPPVEQDIHVKKYGYYGQLSLGYQGMLYLDATARVDQSSTLPSDHNTYLYPSVSGSFVFSELVDVPALSFGKVRLGFASVRGDAPSYSVANTYQAATPLDGVPMFYVGGNDLIADTSNNPDLKPEKTDELELGLELKFLDNRVGADISLYKKNTVDQILPVQISSASGFNYKYVNAGEMENKGIELSIFAEPVRTGDFSWRINANWATNRNKVVSLYEDGENLLIFSAWSTAINARKGEAYGSITGTDFVYQDGQRVVGSDGKYLMTESTNEILGNIQPDWTGGINNTFSYKGLSFGFLIDMQKGGDIISYDMGFGLATGLYAETAGLNDLGNPLRDPVTGDDTSGGMLLSGVKADGSPNDVRAAAGTYTNPQGFYGGSRDTGGSLADAGLLYDASYVKLREMSLTYNLPSSMLDNLFISKVSVGVFGRNLWIIHKNLPHSDPEYNTSSGNRQGIQNGALPSTREFGFNVNFQF, from the coding sequence ATGAGAAAACTATTACTGATTTTCTTGTTCGTGTCAGGGCTGGTAGCACAGGCCTCTGCTCAGGACAGGACGGTTTCTGGTAAAGTGTCGTCTTCGGAAGACGATTCCACACTGCCAGGCGTGACAGTTGTACTTAAGGGTACAACGACCGGTACCACTACCGATTTGGATGGTAACTATAAGTTATCAGTTCCTTCAGAAGGTGGAATTCTAGTTTATTCTTTTGTGGGGCTTGCTACGCAAGAGGTTGAGATTGGCGCCAGAAGCGTAATTGACCTAGTCATGCAGCCAGACGCAGAGCAATTGAATGAGGTAGTTGTAACTGCCTTGGGTATTTCTAGAGAAAAAGCTTCTTTGGGATACTCTGTTCAGGAAGTGGATGGATCTGACGTGAGTACTGCCAAAGAAGGTAGTTTCATTAGCTCATTGTCAGGTAGAGTATCTGGTCTTCAAATTAAAAAATCGAACTCGATTGGAGGCTCTGTAAATGCCGTGATTAGAGGATCAAACTCTTTCACAGGAAACAACCAAGCACTATTTGTAGTAGATGGTATTCCTATCAGTAACTCTAATCTTAATACATCTACTCAAACTAGAGGAGGTGGAGGCTATGATTATGGTAATGCAGCATCAGACATCGATCCAGAGACAATTGAGTCTATTTCTGTATTGAAAGGAGCTACTGCAGCAGCACTATATGGTTCTGATGCAGCTAATGGTGTAATCATGATTACAACCAAAAAAGGTTCGAGAAAGCAAAACGGTATAGGGGTCAATGTAAACCACTCTACTACTTTTTCTACTATCGACAGAAGTACATTTCCTAAATATCAAACAGAGTACGGACAAGGATATGGTCCATACTACGGATCCACTGGTGGATTTTATGATGAAGATATAGATGGAGATGGTGTTAAAGACGAATTAGTTGTGCCAGCAGGAGAAGATGCTTCTTTTGGAGCGGCTTACGATCCTAATTTGATGGTGTACCAATGGGATTCGTTCTATCCAGAATTGGATACTTATCAGCAGCCAAGTCCTTGGGTTGCCCCAAAAGATGGAGCTGATTATATTTTTCAGACTGGTGTAGCTAATATCACAAGTGTAAACCTACAAGGGGGTAGTGAATTAGGAACAGTACGTTTGGGGTATACTCATGATGATCGTACAGGTATTTTACCAAATAGCCAAATCACAAAAAACATCATTGATTTTAACGCGACAATGAATTTGTCTGACAAACTATCTATCGACGGTAAGGCGACTTATTCTAGGATAGAAGGTAGAGGTAGATACGGTACTGGATACGATGGTAAAAACGTAGTACAGGGTGTGAGACAATGGTTTGGTACTAACGTAGACATGCGTCAGCAAGAGCAGGCATATGAGTCTACTGGTAAAAACATCACATGGAACCCTAATGGGACTGGAGATACAAGACCTCACTATTTTGACAATCCTTTCTTTGTTTTCAATGAAAACTATGAGACAGATAAGAGAAATAGGTTCTTTGGTAAATTCCAAGCAAACTATCAGATCACTGATTGGTTGAAAGCAATGGCTAGATTCGGAGTAGACTCTTATTCAGATCTTCAAGAAGAGAGAATGGCTGTTGGTAGCTTGGATCAAGCGGAGTATGAAAAATATCAACGTACTTTCGAAGAATACAACAATGATTTTATGTTGTCATTCGACAAAACTTTTGACAAGCTTTCTGTAAGAGGTCTTGTTGGTTTTAGTATCAAGGATAGAAAAATTATTTCTTCTAGAGCCGAAACAAATGGTGGATTGGTAATTCCAGGTGTTTATTCGTTGAGTAACTCTGCAAGTGCGTTAGAGCCACCTGTTGAGCAAGACATTCATGTGAAGAAATATGGTTACTATGGTCAGTTATCTTTGGGTTACCAAGGTATGCTGTACTTAGATGCAACCGCTCGTGTAGATCAGTCTTCTACGTTGCCGTCTGATCATAACACATACTTGTACCCATCTGTGTCAGGTAGCTTCGTATTCAGTGAGTTAGTAGATGTGCCTGCTTTGAGCTTTGGTAAAGTAAGATTAGGATTTGCAAGTGTACGTGGTGATGCTCCTTCTTATAGTGTAGCTAACACATATCAGGCAGCAACTCCATTGGATGGTGTACCCATGTTTTATGTTGGTGGAAATGATTTGATTGCTGATACGTCAAACAATCCAGATTTGAAACCAGAAAAAACAGACGAATTAGAATTAGGATTGGAACTTAAGTTCTTAGACAATAGAGTAGGCGCAGACATTTCGCTTTATAAGAAAAACACTGTTGATCAAATTCTACCAGTACAAATTTCTTCAGCTTCTGGATTTAACTATAAGTACGTGAATGCTGGTGAGATGGAAAATAAAGGGATTGAGTTGAGCATTTTTGCTGAGCCTGTTAGAACAGGTGATTTCTCTTGGAGAATCAATGCAAACTGGGCAACTAACAGAAATAAAGTTGTTTCATTGTATGAAGATGGTGAAAACTTATTGATCTTCTCTGCTTGGTCTACAGCGATCAATGCTAGAAAAGGAGAAGCCTATGGTTCTATCACTGGTACTGATTTCGTTTACCAAGATGGCCAAAGAGTAGTAGGATCAGATGGCAAATACCTAATGACTGAATCTACCAATGAAATACTTGGTAACATTCAACCAGATTGGACTGGTGGTATCAATAACACTTTCAGCTACAAAGGGTTGAGCTTTGGATTCTTGATTGACATGCAAAAAGGTGGAGACATTATCAGTTATGATATGGGCTTTGGTTTGGCTACTGGATTGTATGCTGAAACTGCAGGTCTAAATGACTTGGGTAACCCACTCAGAGATCCTGTGACAGGAGATGATACATCTGGAGGAATGCTTCTGTCTGGAGTGAAAGCAGACGGTTCTCCGAATGATGTAAGAGCCGCTGCAGGTACTTACACTAACCCTCAAGGATTTTATGGAGGATCTAGAGATACAGGAGGTTCTTTAGCAGATGCTGGTTTATTGTATGATGCGTCTTATGTGAAGTTGAGAGAGATGTCTCTTACTTATAACCTACCTTCATCTATGCTAGATAACTTATTTATCAGCAAAGTATCTGTAGGTGTATTCGGTAGAAATCTTTGGATTATCCACAAGAACTTGCCTCACTCAGATCCTGAGTACAATACAAGTTCTGGTAACAGACAAGGCATCCAAAATGGTGCATTGCCTAGTACAAGAGAATTCGGTTTCAATGTAAACTTCCAATTCTAA
- a CDS encoding RluA family pseudouridine synthase codes for MKKNAWKADDMIVYDDENYTIINKPSLLSTLEDRNDGDNVLSLFRAINSEYQVCHRLDKETSGALLLSKNEEAYKSAAMQFQERTVEKVYHALVKGRFMNEVIQVDVPLRTSGSGRVICDKRNGKEAVTIFRAKEFFKDYTLIEAKLLTGRTHQIRVHLSYLNFPICGDRLYGGEPIFLSSMKKGFKRKEEFEERPLFDRVALHSYSIKLTNVNKNIISKSCDYPKDMEVIMKKLNKFNKY; via the coding sequence ATGAAGAAGAATGCATGGAAAGCAGATGACATGATCGTCTATGACGACGAAAATTATACGATCATCAATAAACCCTCACTTTTATCTACATTGGAAGATCGAAACGATGGGGATAATGTGCTGAGCCTATTTCGGGCAATCAATAGTGAGTATCAGGTTTGTCACAGGCTAGATAAAGAGACCAGTGGGGCCTTACTTCTCTCCAAAAATGAAGAGGCTTACAAGTCAGCAGCCATGCAGTTTCAAGAAAGAACAGTAGAAAAAGTATATCATGCTTTAGTCAAAGGCAGATTCATGAATGAAGTCATTCAAGTAGATGTGCCATTGCGGACATCAGGTTCGGGGCGAGTGATTTGCGACAAGCGAAACGGTAAAGAGGCCGTTACAATATTCAGAGCCAAAGAGTTTTTCAAGGACTATACCCTGATAGAGGCCAAACTACTGACAGGTCGCACCCATCAAATTCGCGTGCATCTATCATATCTCAATTTTCCGATATGTGGTGATCGTTTGTACGGTGGAGAGCCTATTTTTCTGTCAAGCATGAAAAAAGGGTTTAAAAGGAAGGAGGAATTTGAAGAACGACCGCTTTTTGATCGAGTAGCGCTTCATTCGTATAGCATAAAACTAACAAACGTTAATAAAAATATTATTTCGAAATCGTGTGATTATCCAAAGGATATGGAAGTAATTATGAAAAAACTTAATAAGTTCAATAAGTATTAA